One Parachlamydia sp. AcF125 DNA segment encodes these proteins:
- a CDS encoding SulP family inorganic anion transporter, translating into MFYPELLTTLKTYSTEQLARDFTAGMIVGIVALPLAIAFGIASGVTPEQGIVTAIIAGFLISALGGSRVQIGGPTGAFVIIVYEIVEKFGFEGLAVATILAGLIMIGMGLAKLGTWIRFIPLPVVIGFTSGIAVVIFSSQMRDFFGLQMTRIPSEFLGKWMAYAHSSSSFNVYACGIAILTLLISIFTPRFFPKIPGAFLALAFVTALTYFLSLPVETIQDRFGDLKMAIPAPQIPSYDWTRIEDIMPSAITIAVLGAIEALLSAVIADGMIGGKHRPNSELIAQGIANVLTPFFRGIPATGAIARTATNIRNGGQTPIAGIVHALTLLGIVGFAAPLVGLIPMASLAGILVLVAYNMSEWREFKALLSAPKADRLVLLTTFFGTVFFDLIIAIQAGIALSAFLFMKKMSEVSDIKKFQHQLHDQADPDTFYFLNAMRHVQIPENVQIFELNGAFFFGAAGKFEDVFMTFLENKKFIIFRMNQIVLLDATGLHTIARLAQAAQKHGNQLILSELTPSCKKEMQISGILNKIGEANLFDFLPAAIQATRQSA; encoded by the coding sequence ATGTTTTATCCAGAGTTATTGACCACTCTTAAAACTTACTCGACCGAACAGCTGGCTCGAGATTTTACGGCGGGAATGATCGTCGGGATTGTGGCGCTGCCTTTAGCGATTGCTTTTGGAATTGCCAGCGGTGTGACCCCCGAGCAAGGAATTGTGACTGCTATTATCGCAGGCTTTTTGATCTCTGCTTTAGGAGGGAGCCGAGTTCAAATTGGAGGGCCCACGGGGGCTTTCGTCATTATTGTCTATGAAATAGTGGAAAAATTTGGTTTTGAAGGATTAGCGGTTGCCACCATCCTAGCTGGCTTAATCATGATTGGCATGGGGCTTGCAAAGCTTGGCACGTGGATCCGATTTATTCCATTGCCTGTAGTCATCGGATTTACCAGCGGGATTGCCGTCGTCATTTTTTCCTCTCAAATGCGAGACTTTTTTGGGCTACAGATGACCCGGATCCCCAGCGAATTTCTGGGCAAATGGATGGCGTATGCCCATTCGAGTAGTTCCTTCAACGTATATGCCTGCGGAATAGCGATTCTCACGCTCCTCATTTCGATTTTTACCCCTCGTTTTTTTCCAAAGATCCCGGGAGCGTTTTTAGCGTTGGCCTTTGTGACAGCCCTGACTTATTTTTTAAGCCTTCCTGTCGAAACGATCCAGGATCGGTTTGGGGATTTAAAAATGGCGATTCCTGCTCCTCAAATCCCAAGCTATGACTGGACAAGAATAGAGGATATCATGCCTTCTGCTATCACCATTGCGGTTTTAGGGGCTATTGAAGCTTTATTAAGCGCCGTTATTGCCGATGGGATGATTGGAGGAAAGCACCGTCCTAATTCGGAATTAATTGCGCAAGGGATTGCCAATGTTCTCACCCCCTTTTTTAGAGGGATTCCCGCCACAGGCGCGATTGCGCGCACGGCTACTAATATTCGCAATGGGGGGCAAACGCCAATAGCGGGTATTGTACATGCTTTAACCCTATTAGGAATTGTGGGATTTGCAGCTCCTTTAGTGGGATTGATCCCCATGGCATCTTTAGCAGGAATTTTAGTATTAGTGGCTTATAACATGAGCGAATGGAGAGAATTTAAAGCCCTTCTCTCTGCTCCTAAAGCAGATCGACTTGTGCTTCTGACAACATTTTTCGGCACGGTTTTTTTTGATTTAATCATTGCCATTCAAGCAGGAATTGCTTTATCAGCTTTTTTATTTATGAAAAAAATGAGCGAAGTCTCCGACATCAAAAAATTTCAACACCAACTCCATGATCAGGCGGATCCAGACACGTTTTATTTTCTAAATGCAATGCGCCACGTGCAAATTCCAGAAAATGTGCAAATATTTGAGTTAAATGGGGCTTTTTTCTTTGGGGCGGCAGGTAAGTTTGAAGATGTTTTTATGACATTCTTGGAAAATAAAAAATTTATCATTTTTAGGATGAATCAGATCGTCCTATTAGATGCCACCGGACTCCATACCATTGCGCGTTTAGCGCAGGCCGCTCAAAAGCATGGGAATCAGCTGATCCTTTCCGAGCTTACCCCTAGTTGTAAAAAAGAAATGCAGATTTCAGGAATCTTAAATAAAATTGGGGAAGCCAATCTTTTTGATTTTCTTCCCGCAGCTATTCAGGCAACCAGACAATCAGCTTAA
- the secD gene encoding protein translocase subunit SecD, which produces MEKQKRWQLYLIIAVIVLTLYNILPTVFYYSKPLSSPIDAPRAHDVAVSIVDRVNALEDQSREWLKSFSKLLGIKPEYIELNAEDPRLFRVGFKSPQDAELFKRFLPQAGSLIGFVPAQLSLYPGASLNGAQEVLVARQIGVHLDPSEVDQLFKFIPKYQPDGTLSNTYRDLVYDRAALIAHSFAGPSEAGTIVKAIVKNPTSPEVEERILALAREIGDIDQSFAQESGIAKRLFASFMQVNGENPKELAQKFLAKVENLKTKVEARREALILEQKKKTDSGEFLGEAKEQELAALGNQKQTLETAAHVLRNRSAEFNASLSPLSLEEIQKTLATTPLNPKNALQTISLQGRNPFVDSLLIDWGNDRISIKFYEDVQKNREADPKNESLVYLKNKLNHFIVNNIALASRLADETISPDAETFSINLNQLTNAQSFLTFDLGSLANKQIHQVIHQLNQTWVPQHPDLVRENYPINLFDAFKKLPAQDQKLGLVVYAPAMYAEAPPQGFNMGSLYVIAKGLDTIIQTYRDNPKSTDSELLIHNINQLNDLLRKNGFIGYPGSSYDMGAEFSKDFIFELQGYYQPLLTATREDFRVKGSKKMAVLDFTDVEQRILTQNKIGDRIQEDLLKWVEDYNAAQVDLDVTRKYLIPAPTRNPYWENFKLSVVKYFRGDDRKNLKWGLDLSGGKTVRIGLRDHNNRPVTNPEDLKQATNELYTRINKMGVSERTIRVENSHIILDFPGSQALSASELVQASAMYFHIVNEKFSPNNPALKDTVNQFLQGVWNEAVVTNRKDAQGVNEIAWRHLGGDGQHTFPRGEAARVLYENGLRLPSPEDTTASNAFNDTLSAIAIMRGDDYSEWEGQSTPLLIVFRNYALEGSSLTNVQVGYDPTQGNILSFGVKGSYDGNKMAGNPRDNFYAWTSQFAEDKILGTPKENYSHGRGWRMAVILNQKVISQPGLRAALRDGATISGRFSQREINQLAADLKAGSLSFTPYVLSEQNVSAELGTQERVRGIGASLVALTLVVIAMVGYYRFAGFVASCAVLLNILIMWGVLQNIGAALTLPGIAGIVLTIGMAVDANVLVFERIREEFKISGRIGSAIQAGYRKAFSAIVDSNVTTILAALVLIQFDSGPIKGFAITLIIGIISSMFTALFMTRYFFAGWVKKPHNKSLTMSEFIGKTQFDFIGQTKKAVMLSVIVMLIGGYLFIAQKNTIFGMDFTGGYSLNLEVQEKADHPSYRQEVTNSLLAAGASVTDVQVQELSKPNQLRIQLGMGMEEQGHPFYQLPEVSNEEGGLYEYQTNPRIVWLVSALEEGGISLPKDQLESLNRNWTVMSGQLSEAMRDNALIGLAIALAGILIYITLRFEFKYAIGAVIALAHDVILTLGIVALFHKLGFPVQIDLEAVGAIMTIIGYSLNDTIIVFDRIREDVKIYRKMSFREILNHSINVTLSRTMMTSGTTLLVLLALVLLGGPSIFGFSLVMTIGVIVGTLSSLFIAGPVMLYFHNRELAQQQKEQVGYRKV; this is translated from the coding sequence ATGGAAAAACAAAAACGATGGCAATTATATTTGATCATAGCGGTTATTGTTCTGACTCTCTACAATATTTTACCGACAGTTTTCTATTATAGCAAACCCTTGTCGAGCCCCATCGATGCTCCAAGGGCGCACGATGTGGCAGTGTCGATTGTAGACAGAGTCAATGCCCTTGAAGATCAATCCAGAGAATGGTTGAAATCATTCTCTAAGCTGCTTGGAATAAAACCTGAATATATTGAATTGAATGCAGAGGACCCTCGCTTATTTCGCGTGGGGTTTAAAAGTCCTCAAGATGCAGAGCTTTTTAAAAGGTTTTTGCCTCAAGCTGGATCCCTCATTGGATTTGTACCCGCCCAACTCAGCCTTTATCCTGGAGCTTCTTTAAATGGGGCTCAAGAAGTATTAGTGGCACGCCAAATTGGGGTGCATCTTGACCCAAGTGAAGTAGACCAACTCTTCAAATTTATTCCCAAATATCAACCCGACGGAACCCTTTCAAACACCTACCGAGATCTGGTGTATGATCGCGCAGCATTGATTGCTCATAGCTTTGCGGGCCCTAGTGAAGCTGGTACGATTGTAAAAGCGATTGTTAAAAATCCAACCAGCCCAGAAGTAGAAGAAAGAATTCTAGCTTTAGCGCGCGAAATTGGGGATATTGATCAATCATTTGCCCAAGAAAGCGGGATTGCCAAAAGATTATTTGCTAGTTTTATGCAAGTGAATGGCGAAAATCCAAAAGAGCTTGCTCAGAAATTTTTAGCTAAAGTTGAAAATTTAAAAACTAAGGTTGAGGCTCGTCGTGAAGCTTTAATTTTAGAGCAAAAAAAGAAAACAGATAGCGGCGAATTTTTAGGTGAAGCAAAAGAACAGGAACTAGCCGCTCTAGGTAACCAAAAACAAACCTTAGAAACCGCTGCTCATGTGCTGCGCAATCGAAGCGCAGAATTTAATGCTAGCCTTTCTCCTCTTTCTTTAGAAGAAATCCAAAAAACATTGGCGACTACTCCTTTAAACCCAAAAAATGCTCTGCAAACCATTAGTTTGCAAGGTCGCAATCCTTTTGTCGATTCCCTTTTAATTGATTGGGGAAATGATCGGATTTCTATTAAATTTTACGAGGATGTGCAAAAAAATCGAGAGGCTGATCCAAAGAACGAAAGTTTAGTTTATCTCAAAAATAAGCTAAATCACTTTATCGTCAATAATATCGCCTTAGCTTCTCGTTTAGCAGATGAAACCATTTCTCCTGATGCGGAGACTTTTTCAATTAACTTGAATCAATTGACGAATGCGCAAAGTTTCTTAACTTTTGATTTAGGCTCTTTAGCAAACAAGCAAATTCATCAAGTGATTCACCAGTTAAACCAAACTTGGGTGCCACAGCATCCCGACCTTGTAAGGGAAAATTATCCTATTAATCTGTTCGATGCTTTCAAAAAGCTTCCCGCACAAGACCAAAAATTGGGATTGGTGGTCTATGCACCCGCGATGTATGCAGAAGCTCCTCCTCAAGGGTTCAATATGGGATCATTATATGTGATTGCCAAAGGATTGGATACGATTATACAAACATATCGGGATAATCCCAAATCTACGGATAGCGAATTGCTTATCCATAACATCAATCAATTGAACGATCTGTTGCGCAAAAATGGGTTTATTGGTTATCCAGGCTCTTCTTACGACATGGGGGCCGAATTTAGCAAAGACTTTATCTTTGAATTGCAGGGCTACTACCAACCACTTTTAACGGCTACGCGAGAAGATTTTAGGGTTAAAGGAAGCAAGAAAATGGCTGTATTAGATTTCACAGATGTGGAGCAGCGCATTTTAACGCAGAATAAAATCGGCGACCGTATCCAAGAAGATTTGTTAAAGTGGGTGGAAGATTATAATGCTGCTCAGGTAGATCTAGACGTGACCCGTAAATATCTCATTCCAGCTCCTACAAGAAATCCTTACTGGGAAAACTTTAAACTTAGCGTTGTAAAGTATTTCAGGGGAGACGATCGTAAAAATTTAAAATGGGGGCTAGATCTTTCCGGTGGTAAAACCGTTCGGATTGGATTACGAGATCACAACAATCGACCTGTGACTAACCCAGAGGATTTAAAGCAAGCGACAAATGAATTGTATACGCGGATTAACAAAATGGGCGTTTCAGAGCGTACCATTCGGGTTGAAAATAGCCATATCATTCTAGATTTTCCAGGATCTCAGGCCCTTTCGGCATCGGAGTTAGTGCAGGCCTCTGCCATGTATTTTCACATTGTGAATGAAAAATTCAGTCCCAATAATCCTGCCTTAAAAGATACTGTCAACCAGTTCTTGCAAGGTGTTTGGAATGAAGCAGTGGTGACTAACCGCAAAGATGCCCAAGGGGTGAATGAGATTGCTTGGAGACATTTAGGGGGCGATGGCCAACACACGTTTCCGCGCGGTGAAGCCGCTCGTGTTCTTTACGAGAATGGCTTACGCCTCCCTTCGCCAGAGGATACCACGGCTAGCAATGCTTTTAATGATACCTTGTCGGCTATTGCGATTATGCGTGGGGATGATTACTCCGAATGGGAAGGGCAATCCACCCCCTTGCTTATTGTTTTCCGCAATTATGCGCTGGAAGGCTCTAGCTTAACAAATGTTCAAGTGGGATATGACCCCACCCAAGGTAACATTCTGAGTTTTGGGGTGAAAGGCTCTTACGACGGCAATAAGATGGCAGGAAATCCGCGTGATAATTTCTATGCTTGGACTTCACAGTTTGCAGAAGATAAAATTCTGGGAACCCCGAAAGAAAACTACTCCCATGGAAGAGGGTGGAGAATGGCTGTCATTCTTAACCAAAAAGTGATTAGCCAGCCAGGCCTACGCGCAGCTCTAAGAGATGGCGCAACCATTAGTGGTCGTTTTTCACAGCGTGAAATCAACCAACTAGCCGCTGATCTTAAAGCGGGTTCTTTGAGCTTTACTCCTTATGTTCTTTCAGAGCAAAATGTAAGCGCTGAATTAGGAACCCAAGAAAGAGTTCGTGGGATTGGAGCCTCTTTAGTGGCCTTAACACTGGTGGTGATTGCCATGGTGGGTTACTACCGATTTGCTGGATTTGTGGCTTCTTGTGCCGTATTGCTAAACATTTTAATTATGTGGGGCGTCTTGCAAAACATCGGTGCAGCTTTAACATTGCCTGGAATTGCAGGAATTGTCTTGACAATCGGTATGGCAGTCGATGCAAACGTCTTGGTGTTTGAAAGAATACGGGAAGAGTTCAAGATTTCGGGGCGTATTGGCTCCGCTATCCAAGCTGGATATCGCAAAGCATTTAGTGCGATTGTGGATTCTAACGTGACCACCATCCTTGCAGCTTTAGTCCTTATTCAGTTTGATTCAGGACCTATCAAAGGCTTTGCCATCACTTTGATCATAGGAATTATTTCTTCTATGTTTACCGCCTTGTTCATGACCCGCTATTTCTTCGCAGGCTGGGTCAAAAAACCCCATAATAAATCTCTCACTATGTCTGAATTTATTGGGAAAACGCAGTTTGATTTCATTGGGCAGACGAAAAAAGCAGTCATGCTTTCAGTCATTGTCATGTTGATCGGAGGCTATTTGTTTATTGCACAGAAAAATACGATTTTTGGGATGGATTTCACGGGCGGATATTCGTTGAACTTAGAGGTGCAAGAAAAAGCAGATCATCCATCCTATCGCCAGGAGGTGACGAACAGCTTATTGGCGGCAGGTGCGAGTGTGACAGATGTGCAAGTACAAGAATTGAGCAAACCAAATCAATTGAGAATCCAATTAGGCATGGGGATGGAAGAGCAGGGGCATCCTTTCTACCAGCTTCCTGAAGTTTCCAATGAGGAGGGGGGGCTTTATGAATACCAGACCAATCCTCGGATTGTCTGGTTAGTCAGCGCCCTTGAGGAAGGGGGAATCTCTCTTCCCAAAGATCAATTGGAAAGCCTTAACAGAAACTGGACTGTCATGAGTGGCCAGCTCTCAGAAGCGATGCGAGATAATGCGTTGATTGGTTTGGCTATTGCTCTAGCAGGTATTTTGATTTACATTACTTTACGTTTTGAATTCAAATACGCCATCGGAGCGGTGATTGCTTTAGCCCACGATGTGATCCTGACCTTGGGAATCGTCGCTTTGTTTCATAAGCTAGGCTTCCCTGTGCAGATTGACTTAGAAGCGGTGGGTGCTATCATGACAATTATTGGGTACTCTTTGAATGATACCATTATTGTTTTTGACCGCATTCGTGAAGATGTTAAAATTTATCGCAAAATGTCCTTCCGCGAGATTTTAAACCATTCAATCAATGTGACATTGAGCCGTACAATGATGACGTCAGGCACTACTCTGCTTGTCTTGTTAGCATTGGTTTTGTTAGGCGGTCCATCCATTTTCGGCTTCTCGTTAGTGATGACTATTGGGGTGATAGTCGGTACTCTCTCCTCACTATTCATTGCAGGACCTGTCATGCTCTATTTTCACAATAGGGAACTGGCCCAACAACAAAAAGAGCAAGTTGGATATCGAAAAGTTTAG
- the recJ gene encoding single-stranded-DNA-specific exonuclease RecJ has translation MLSWHNETADLVWIYPQENAELAEKIVKEFKIHPVVAQVFVSRGFTTVEQIHTFLYGRLPDLCDPFLMGEMPQAVQRIAKAIENGEGILIYGDNDVDGMTGTALLTEFFRYIGANVFFYVSNRGAHRGSLIVEALEYALKNECKLLITVDCGITAAGEIAKVVENHIDVIITDHHAPTDKIPNCIATLNPKLVNNSYPNQDITGVGVAFKLAHAVTEHLTSEGKIPPKKVDLKRYLDLVALGTISDMGTLQGENRILVSYGLQELAKRKRLGLSKLMSISDVDLNDLSTFTIASKVAPRLNSLGRIDDPQKGVQMLLIRNAAAAEKMAIELDLNNIERQRIERAMAVDIESKLLTHPEILSKKAIVMHSENWHPGVIAILSTRIAKFYNRPTVIMACDDKVAKGSLRSIPEFPLLPILDQCSDILVNYGGHDFAAGVTLKLEHIEEFKRRFIETAEATLKDSDVLTKLRLDAKINFDELTFDFMESLKLLEPYGNGNSQPILYCDAKQAFPPKVLKKAHLKLYLVQGEGDRMLEGIALGKAAQSPLLRKKDLILRIAFTPQINNYQGQSIQLMIRDFQILGNSQDVDPLPPIL, from the coding sequence ATGCTTTCTTGGCACAATGAAACAGCCGATCTTGTCTGGATTTATCCGCAAGAAAATGCTGAATTGGCTGAAAAAATTGTCAAAGAGTTTAAAATTCATCCAGTCGTTGCCCAGGTTTTTGTCTCCCGAGGTTTTACCACTGTCGAGCAAATACACACTTTTTTATATGGGAGATTGCCCGATTTATGTGACCCCTTTTTAATGGGAGAGATGCCCCAAGCAGTTCAACGGATTGCAAAGGCTATCGAAAATGGAGAAGGTATTTTGATTTATGGGGATAACGATGTCGATGGAATGACTGGTACAGCTCTTTTAACAGAGTTTTTTCGTTATATCGGCGCCAATGTCTTTTTTTATGTCTCTAATCGCGGCGCGCACCGTGGTAGCTTGATTGTAGAGGCCCTCGAATATGCTTTAAAAAATGAATGCAAACTGTTAATCACGGTAGATTGTGGCATTACTGCGGCAGGAGAAATTGCAAAGGTTGTCGAAAATCATATTGATGTGATTATTACAGATCATCATGCGCCCACAGACAAAATTCCAAATTGCATCGCCACTTTAAATCCTAAGCTTGTCAACAATTCTTATCCTAACCAAGATATCACAGGAGTGGGGGTGGCTTTCAAGCTAGCTCATGCTGTGACAGAACATTTAACCTCAGAAGGAAAAATTCCGCCTAAAAAGGTGGATCTTAAACGCTATCTCGATCTTGTGGCGTTGGGCACCATTTCTGATATGGGAACGCTGCAAGGGGAAAACCGGATTTTGGTTAGCTATGGATTGCAAGAATTGGCAAAAAGAAAACGTTTGGGGCTATCGAAGCTGATGTCTATCTCCGATGTCGATTTAAATGACCTTTCCACCTTCACAATTGCTTCGAAAGTTGCCCCCCGTTTGAATAGTTTGGGAAGAATCGATGATCCTCAAAAAGGGGTTCAAATGCTTTTAATTCGGAATGCTGCCGCGGCAGAAAAAATGGCGATAGAGCTCGATCTCAATAACATTGAGCGGCAGCGTATCGAAAGGGCTATGGCGGTAGATATTGAGAGTAAGCTGCTCACCCATCCGGAAATCTTATCCAAAAAAGCTATCGTCATGCATTCTGAAAATTGGCATCCAGGAGTGATTGCGATTTTATCGACACGCATTGCAAAGTTTTATAATCGCCCCACTGTCATCATGGCGTGTGATGACAAAGTCGCCAAAGGATCTTTGCGTTCCATCCCGGAGTTTCCTCTATTGCCTATTTTAGATCAATGTTCCGACATTTTAGTCAACTATGGAGGACATGATTTTGCGGCAGGCGTCACCTTAAAATTGGAGCATATCGAAGAGTTTAAACGGCGCTTCATTGAAACGGCTGAAGCAACCCTAAAAGATAGCGATGTCTTAACAAAATTAAGACTAGATGCCAAAATTAACTTTGATGAGCTTACCTTTGATTTTATGGAATCCTTAAAGTTGCTCGAGCCTTACGGAAATGGAAATTCTCAGCCGATCCTTTATTGTGATGCTAAGCAGGCCTTTCCTCCAAAAGTTCTCAAAAAAGCTCACCTTAAGCTTTATTTAGTTCAGGGGGAAGGAGACAGGATGCTCGAGGGAATTGCCCTTGGAAAAGCTGCCCAGAGTCCCTTATTACGCAAAAAGGATCTCATTTTGCGAATTGCCTTCACTCCGCAAATCAACAATTACCAAGGGCAGAGCATTCAATTGATGATTCGAGATTTTCAAATTTTAGGAAATTCCCAAGATGTAGACCCTCTTCCTCCGATTCTCTAA